The sequence below is a genomic window from Pleurocapsa sp. PCC 7327.
GTGCAACTCCCGATCTAACGGCGTTATTACTATTTTTAATCGCACAATCGGGGTCTTTGAGTCCGTTTCCCGTGAGGACGCATACTACAGTAGCATGACTAGGCACGCGATCGCGCACTTTCAACAAACCCGCCACCGAAGCAGCCGAAGCGGGTTCGCAGAAAACGCCTTCATGAGATGCTAGGATGCGATAGGCTTCTAGTATTTCTGCATCCGTAACGGCATTGAATTCGCCTTGACTTGCCTCCTTAGCTGCCAACGCTTTCTCCCAGTTAGCCGGATTGCCGATACGAATGGCAGTCGCGATCGTTTCTGGATGGGGAATCGGTTGTCCGCTAATGAAAGGTGCCGCACCCGCTGCTTGAAATCCCATCATTTTCGGCAGGCGATCGCATTTTTCCTGTTGGCGATACTGACAAAATCCCATCCAATAGGCGCTAATATTCCCTGCATTGCCTACTGGAATACACAGCCAATCGGGGGCATTACCCAACACGTCAACAATTTCAAACGCTGCCGTTTTCTGCCCTTCCAAGCGATAGGGATTGACCGAATTAACTAGCGTAATCGGATAATTATCCGACAATTCCCGAACGATCTTTAACGCTTGGTCAAAATTCCCCTCAATAGCAATAACTTCAGCTCCATAAACCAAAGCTTGAGCCAATTTTCCCATTGCCACGTACCCGTCGGGAATCAAGACAAACGCTCGCATCCCCGCGCGGCGTGCATAAGCGGCGGCAGCAGCAGAGGTATTGCCCGTACTGGCGCAAATAACGGCTTTTGCCCCGGCTTCCTTGGCTTTAGAAATCGCCATCGTCATGCCCCTATCTTTAAAACTCCCCGTAGGATTTAAGCCGTCGTATTTGACGAAAACCCTAACCCCGCGACTGATGAGTTGAGAGATATAGGGAACGGGAATTAAAGGCGTGTTTCCTTCAAGCAAGGTCACTACTGGAGTTGCCGCGCTAACGGGGAGATAGGGGCGATAGGCTTCGATTAACCCCTGCCAGCCGAAAGTCGTTTTCTGAAGTCTGAATTCTGAAATACTCTCGTCCGTTGATTTTTGAGGTGTCAGAGGTTTAATTTCCATAAATATTCTTGCGTTCAGACTCCAGATAGCGTTATGTAAGTGTATGACAGCTTACTAAAGATCCAGTCCCCTATTTTACAAAAAGATTACGAAATTTGTAATGGAACACTTACCAACTTAGAAAGTCAAAGTTATCGACAACCCAGGACAGCGAACTGAAATCAAAAGAGCGATCGATCGCATCTAGCAAGATCTGCAAAAGGAGCGATTGTTTGTAAAAATTGAGACAGGTCATTGAAATTAGAAATTCCTAGCAAAGATTTGTTAAAATCTCCTTCATCCTTACAGGTTGTCTGAAAAGTATAGAATGTCATGTTGAACGTCGCGATCGCGAAGCAAAATATCTTATAGCAGTTTTCAGTTAGATGAGAAACCAAATTGGTCGATACTCAGAATGACAAAATGAACTTTTCAGATGTCCTCTTATACGATCCTATCGTTATTGCTTGAATACCATGCAAAAATTATTTAACTTCTGCGTCCGCTTGAGCGCGGCAATTTCTTTGCCAACCATTTTATTAACCCTCTCGATTCCTATCCGTCCTGCCGCAGCAGCAAATGAATTTAGCGTCTGCGTTAACGAACTGATCGATCGCGGCGTTCCAGCTCAGCAAGCCGGGGTAGCCTGTTCGGATGCGCTTATTCCCAAAGAATTATCTGAGTGTGTTAGCAAAATTAGAGAGGGAACCCCGATAAAGCCTGAAGAGGCTCTCACAGCTTGTTACAGAGTCAGAAGACCCGTCGATCTGGCTAACTGCGTGGTAGATATTCATGCAGAAGTTTTATCAGCTTCGACCCCTCAAGCTAACAAGTCGGAAACTTCCGCTAAAACCAACAAGAATGAGACTTCCCAAGTAACGACTCCAGAACCTCCCCCCGAAACAGAAGAACCTGGCGGCATCGAACCAACCGAATCGCCAGCCAAGGCAGATACAGAAGAATCTCCTTCTCTGGTGGCGTTAGACTCATGTCGTCGGAGTCTACTACCCGGTCGCCATTCTGAGTGCGTTATTGCTTTAGCTAAGAATGTCCCGAACACTTCACCAGTGACAGCAATGGCAACTTGTCTGTCGGCAGAAGATTTTCCCCGAGAGTTGTTTCCTGCCTTCACTAACAATTAATTTGAGCCAAAAATTTATGTTTGCTCCTCTAATCCTTGTGTACCATCTAAAATAGATAGAATTTTGGCTTTAATTGTTTAAAAGTGAGGGGAGAACGGAATCGTGGCACGAATACCGGAACAATCTCAGAACCCAAACAAACAGATGGAGATCCCAATCTTCTTAGATCCTTCGCTTTTGAGGGCAGCCCAGCGAATCTACCGCAATTATTGCACTTTGCAAAATAAAGTGGACAGGCGACCTTGCGGAGTTGCTATTAACCGCGATACCTATCGAGGTCAACTCATTTTTCGAGAAAATCCAATTTTGCTGCCCAGAGAGTGCTTTATCCCCCTAAAGCAACTTGAAGCCGAGGTTTTTTAAACAACTTTCGACACTTGAGATTAATAATTAGAGTAGTTCAAGGCGATGGACATCATGGTTGTAGCGATCGCGAGTATTTTTGCGTTCGCCTTAGGAGCTTGTATTGGTAGCTTTTTAAATGTAGTCGTTTATCGCATCCCCGCAAACTTATCCCTCATTCATCCCCCTTCCCGCTGTCCCCATTGCTTGCATCGGTTGGGTGCCACAGAAAACATTCCTGTTTTTGGCTGGTTGTGGTTGCGAGGTCGCTGTCGCTGGTGCAGAACGCCAATTTCCATGCGCTATCCTCTGGTTGAAGCAGCAACTGGCTTGTTATTCGTCCTGGTTTATTGGAAATTTGGTCTCAATCTAACTGCCGTTAGCTATTGGACTTTGTTGAGTTGGTTGCTAGCCCTATCGCTGATCGATCTCGATACGATGACCTTGCCAAACGCACTGACGCAATCGGGGTTGGTGGTAGGATTGGGCTTTCATACCCTGCAAGGCTGGCAGGAGGGTCACATCGCTAATTATTTAATGCTGGGGATTGGCAGTGCTGTCTTGGGAATCTGGCTATTTGATGCCATCCGTTTGATTGGATCGATCGCTTATGGACAAACGGCGATGGGAGGAGGCGATCCCAAATTGGCGGCAACGATCGGAGCTTGGTTGGGATGGAAGTATTTATTGGTGACTGGGTTCTTAGCTTGTGCGGCAGGCGCATTAATCGGAGGAGTAGCGATCGCGTTTGGGCGACTCAATCGCAGGCAGCCAATGCCATTTGGTCCGTTTTTGGCGCTGGGAGCCGTCTTGACAGTGTTTTTTGGAAATGAGATCGTATCATCTTATTTGAAAATCTTTTTTCCGCTTGGGAGTTGGTGATATTTGAGATCGCTATATCGGAGAGTATTCTTAGCTTGATACAATAAAACCTGTGTCATGGATCGTCGTAAGAACAACTCAAGCTCGCTGGGAAGCAGAACTAATGCAGCAAATACTGGCAGCTTATGACATTCCAAGTCGAGTCGTAGATATTGGGACTGGAGTTTATTGCGGTCAAGGAAGTCAAGCGGCTTTGCAAGTGCGATCGCAAGACCAGTGGACTGCCCTGCTGCTTTTGAGTTCGCCAGAAGATGAAAATTAGATATTTTATAGCAGATTCTTATGTCCTTATTTGATTGGTTTGCCAACAGACAAAAAGCGGAACCCAGTACCCAACAAAAGCAAGAAAGAGAAATTGCCGATGGATTATGGACGAAGTGCCAAGCTTGCGGGGTGTTAGCCTACACGAAAGACCTAAAGGCAAATCAGCTGGTGTGCAGCGAATGCGGCAACCACATGTTCGTTGACAGCGACGAACGCATCCGCCAGTTAATCGATGCTAATACCTGGAAGCTGCTAGGCGAAAATTTATGCCCGACCGACCCGCTACAATTCCGCGATCGCAAAGCCTACAGCGATCGTCTCAAGGATATGCAAGAGAAAACGGGTCTGCAAGACGCAGTACAAACGGGAACCGGATTAATCGACGGTCTGCCCGTTGCCCTTGGGGTGATGGATTTTCGCTTTATGGGCGGTAGCATGGGTTCGGTTGTGGGCGAAAAACTCACTCGCCTCATCGAACACGCCACTCAAGAACGCTTGCCCGTCGTCATTATCTGTGCTTCTGGCGGCGCGAGGATGCAAGAGGGGATGTTAAGTCTAATGCAGATGGCAAAAATCTCCGGCGCGCTGCATCGCCATCGAGAAGCTCGATTGCTTTATATTCCCGTCCTGACTCACCCGACCACGGGAGGAGTCACGGCAAGTTTTGCCATGCTCGGAGATATTATTCTGGCAGAACCCAAGGCAACCATCGGGTTTGCAGGCAAGCGGGTCATCGAGCAAACACTGCGAGAAAAGCTGCCCGAAGGCTTCCAGACTTCTGAATATCTCCTCCAGCACGGATTTATAGACGCGATCGTGCCTCGAACCCAGTTGAAGAAAACTCTGGCGCAGTTGATTAGTCTCCATCAACCTTTCTTCCCCGTGCTTCCTCACCTAAGTGCAGAACACCAGCATCGGGATGAATTGGTTAAGTTAGATTCAACCCAAATTTAGCGTGAGTTCGACAGACTGGTTCAAGAGGCATTCAGCAAGGGAGTTGATGCTGATGATTGCCTTCCCTTACCCTTTCCCCTTTCCCCCTTGCCTCGATCGCTTGAAAACACTGTCATCGAACTCACGTAAGGCTTTCGAGATTGGCAAAATGTCATTCACACAGAAGATGGCGCGGCGCGGGAAAGCGGACATCCCAACGCCAACACTTTGAAAAACTACTCGCAAGGCATCAGCATACTCAGTTGTACAACAATGTCATCAATCGTTTTGGAGAGAGCTTTTCCTGAGAGTCTGGGATGATTGCCGATGATGCTGAAAACTAGCGTTCCGTAGCGAGGATGCTCGACATAGCCAGATAAAGCCCTCACGCCCTTTAAAGTTCCTGTCTTAGCATGAACCATGCCTTGGGCTGGAGTATAGCGCATTCGATCTCTGAGCGTGCCGCTCATGCCTGCAACGGGTAAGGAAGCCAGAAAAATGTCTTTTCCTTGAGCATGGTACATTGCCTTGAGCGTCGAAACTATCGCTCTAGGCGTGGCAGCATTGCGCCTAGACAAACCAGAACCGTCCGCCAAACGATAACCATTGGGACTTACGCCTAACTGAGATAAAGCGCTTTTAGCAGCTTCAGCTCCGCCAATGAAACGAAATAAGACATCTGCGTAGTTGTTATTGCTTCTTTGATTGGTAATGGTTATCCACTCGCCGATCGATCGCGATCGAATAGTGCCATCAGGATCTAGTCTTTGCAGGGCAGCAGCAGTGGTAAATAATTTGGTATTAGAAGCAGGGATAAAATATTTATCGGCATTATGACTGTATAAAACTGTGCCATCACTCAAAGATTCGACGAGAATTCCCCAATTATTGGAATAATTGCCGATAATAGAGTTAATGCCGGGTTCTAGGAAAGCCGCGCATATCCCATTGGTTGAATTTTCTGGTGGGGGAACGTAAATATCTATAGCGTCTGCCCCGTTATAGAAAGTTGAAACAGTTTCATTAGCTAGGGCAGGATTTGACCAAGCGAAAGTCGCTGCCGTCATTAATGCCAGTGGAGTCAGCCGATGTTTTTTTTGATGCATGCGTTTTCTGGGGTGAGTAGCAGATTTAAGACTCTAGATTGTATCAGTTAACGAGAGAGTAGCGGTTTTAGCCATTCTCGAATTTTATCGAACAAATTGGCGTTATTTTTGATACTCATTCGTTCTGCCATGGAAGGAAATGGATGGAGAGATTGGTAGCGTTCGTAGGCGACATTAATTCGGGAAGTTACTTGCGTGGCATAGGGATGCTTGTTCAGATCGGGATGCCAGAGACGAATTAGGTTTTTATAGGCTCTCTCTACCTTTATGGGATCGGCAGAGGGAGATACCCCCAAAATTTTCCACCAAGGACTCGATTCATCGGCGATGAAGTCCTCCAAAACGGATCGATCTTCATCGAGCATTTGTTGAATCTTGTTCCAGGAGCTTCCATAACAGACTCGATAAACGGTATCCAATGCCTCTATACCAATTTGCTGGCTGGCTAACTCGTGCCACTCTTTGAAAGCTCGACGCATGGCTATCTGCACGCGCCAATCTAGATTGGCAAACTTGCCATCATCCATAGAGTCTGCAAAAGCTACCAATAAGTTCCCAACTTCTTTGGCACTTTTAAGGGACTTGCAGAATAAATCTTTTCCTTCTCCTAAAGCTGACAAAACTTGTTTGGCATAGCCTTTCGGTTCGGGTAACGTTAGCAGCAGCGACAACTCGCGACAAACCTTATCGGATTCGGGTTTATCTTTCCATTCCCAATAATGAATGCCCGGTTTTCCCAGTTGCCGAGTGTAAAACTCCTGCCAAAACTCAGTTGCAATACAAGCTAGAGGAGTCATTAAAGGAGTCGCCAATTCATAGACTTGACCTTTGAGGGCAGTTTCTGGAGCATCTTCTAGAAGACAAGCCAAAGGAGTCATGATAGGAGTGGCGAGTTGATAAGCTTGACCTCTCAAAGAGGATCGCGGGGCATCTTCTAAAAGACAAGCGAGTCGGTAGAATTTTCCTTTGGGAACGATTTGAGAGCGTTTAGGAATCTTGGCATGGGAGCGATCGCGAGAGGAATTTTTAGACGTATAGCTAATTACAGAAGTCGTGCAAATGCTTAAACCAAATAAAAAGAAACTCAGTAGGAGATTTTCATCGATAGGAATGACTCCCATGGCAATTTTCCTCGCGCGAGTGAGGCAGGCAGCTTTGACAAGATATTTACCAGATTTTTACCAGACTCAAGGGGGTTTTGGCAATGTCGCTTTTATATTTTCTTACTTAAAAAGCCTTACACCCAGAGCCGCTGACTAATTGCGAACCGACGTAGACTCCCACGCAGCGGAGGAGCATCGGCGAATCGGTATAAGATGGGGGTCGCGATCGCAAACCCTATCCGTACAAATTAATCTTGGATTTCGTTGCTCAAAAGCGACTTGCTACGAAACGCAGCGATCCTTCAATCTATACAGACTTTTTAGGTTAATTATGTTTACTTTATTTATTGCTCCAAAAAATTAATAAAAATTTTGATAAAATTTAGCATCTTTACATTTCTTTTATTTTATTAAGCAACGCCAATCTTTCTGCATAACATAGAAATGTAGAAATATTATATTTAAACCAATATGTTTTCTTTAAAAAAAACTATAGCCTCTCTAGCTGGAATTTTGCTGAGTTCCGTGACTGCTACTCCAGCTTTAGCAGAACTCTCAGTCGCGGAAATTAACTCAATTGCCAGGCAAACAACTGTTATTATTGCACCCGGACTAACACCAGAATTAGTCAAAGCTTTAGAAGAAAATCGCAATAATCCTCTAGCCAGAGAAAATAACCCAGATGGAGTTTGGAATCCTGGTTCGGGAGTCATCGTTGCCAGAAAAGGAACAACTTACTATGTTTTAACCGTTACCCATAACTTTAAACAAAATGATTTAGAACAAAATTTGTCCTATGGCATTCGCACCTGGGATGGCAAAGTTCATGTAGTCGAACAAGCCAATGATGGTAGAAAGTGCCCATTGATAGACGTACCATCTCTAAAACCCGTAACGAGATTCGGCTGTTATTCGATCGCGATTCCCAATAGAGTAGCAGGTCCCGATCTGGCTGTTGTTAGCTTTGAGAGCGAGCAAGAATATCCCGTCGCGTCCCTAGGTAACCCAAGCAAGATCGCAGGTACTGAAAGGATTTATGTGTCGGGGTGGCCCGATCCAGAAAAAGAACGAGATCCCCAGACAGGCAAGTGCCGGGGAAGGGTAGCTCGTCGTCAACGACGTTTGACTTGGGGCCCCGTCACCAGAATGATTCAACCAACCGAAGGTCAAAATGGCTATAGTATTTTTTATATCGATCGGACTCGTCCAGGGATGAGTGGCGGTCCTGTGTTCGATAGCAACGGCTTAGTCATTGGCGTTCACGGTCGAGGATCGGCGGACAAAGGGCAGCTATTGAGTCAATACTGTTCTCTGAATGCAATCCAGGGTAAGCTGGCGTTAGAGTCGGAAGATGTAACTAAGACGGTATCGGAAGCAGCCACCTACGAACCCCCAATTCTACATACTCGCTTTAGCAGCGCGCAAAATTTGAATAACTTTTTGACCTTGTGGGAGCAGCTAAAAATTAACCTCCCGTTTAATTGGCAGATTCCTTCGCGAGACTTCATTCAAAGAGCGCTATCTCCTATTCAAACCAATACGAGTGACAGTGGCGTTCTTGATATAGCTGTCGAGAAAGATATTACAGGAGCAATTGAGGATTCTGAGGATGTTGTAGAGGATATCTACGATCTTTACACGTTCAAGCTAGAAAATCAACTCAGAGATGAGCCATCGGCAGGATGTGCCAGTATTCTGCTGGGTGACGAACGAGAACGCTGCCGCAGAGATCGCTAATCTAATAGTTTTCAACTCATAGCTATTCTGGCGTTGCATATTAGCGGAATGATTTGAGGAATATTTCTTTGCGTCTTTGCAACGGACTATATTTCCATGATTATGCAACGCCAATTTTTCCGATCGCTTAAAGAGTCATTAAGGATTTTCACAATTTTCTATCCCATTAGAGCTAAGTTCGATAGAATACCTCCAATTTAAAATTAAGTGTGAGGGGGAACGATGAGGGGAAAGCTTTTCTTGCTCGGTAGTTTACTATGGCTTTTACTTCCATCTGTCGTTCGGGCAGAGCCTTTTCAAGAAATAAATTTAGAGGCGATCGCATCCAATTTTGAGAAAAATAAGTTATCAGCTCCTCGACTGCGATCGACTAATTGGAGCCAATTTTCTGACATAAATCTTAACAGTTTTGATGCTCAACTGTCAGCTGAGAATTTAGAAAATCGTGCCCTCCCTCGCGTCGCTCAGCTCAAAACAGACAACCCAATCGTTCCGGCAACGACAGAAATAGAAGCAGAATCTCTCGCTCAGTTCAATGATGAGTCATTAGCGATCGACATTTTCTCTGACGATATCGTAGAACAGGTGACCAATGTCTCTCAGTTGCGAGACGTGCAGCCAACTGAATGGGCGTATGAAGCGCTGCGATCGCTTGTAGAACGATATGGCTGTATTGCTGGCTATCCTGACGGGACTTTTCGGGGCAACCGGGCAATGAGTCGCTATGAATTTGCTGCCGGATTAAACGCTTGTATTAATACAATGGAGCGTCTGATCCAAGAAAATGTCTCCATCCTGCGCGAAGACCTTGAGGTACTGAAGCGGTTGGGCAAGGAATTTGAAACCGAACTGGCTGCCTTGGGAGGTCGAATGGACAACCTGGAAGGTCGCGTTGCTTTCTTAGAAGACCATCAATTCTCGACGACGGTCACGATGAATGGAGAGGTAATTTTTGGACTCGCAACCGTCTTTGGGGGCGATCCGCCAGGAGGATGTTTAGTCTTGCCAGACGATACTGGATTTTTTTTCGGGGCAGTCGATGCAACAGGAGATGTCAATACTAATGATGAAGTTGACTGTACAGATCGGAACGAGCCAGACAGAAATACAGTCCTGGCTTATCTAGCACGTATAGGATTGCAGGCTTCATTTACGGGTAAAGACCGCCTTCGCATGTTTTTAACAACTGGCAATTTTGATGACGGCGGTTTTACCCAACCTGAATCGCTGAATACCTACATGGCTCGCTTAGGCTATCAAGCAGGTTTGAACAACAATGTATTCTTGGACATACTGGAGTATCGATTTCCCATTTTTGACGATCGGGTCGTTATCTCCGCCATTCCCTATGGTTTTAACTTAAGCAGCGTTCTCAGTGCTAACTCTCCCTACTTTGATATCGGACGAGGTGCCATTTCTCGTTTCGGACAACTCAATCCTATTTTGAGAATCGGCGGACCTATGGAAACCGGGGTTGGGATAGATTGGTTGATTGCCGAACCGGTGCGTCTGCAAGTCGCCTATGGGAGTAGAAATAGCAGCGATCCGGAGGGAGGCTTTGTCGGAGCAGACCATAGCGCCCTCGGCGTGCAAGTATTGGTGCAACCATTTGAGACAGTTGCTGCTGGAATTACTTACGTAAACGCCTACTCTGGTGATGGAACCTTGGGAACATTTACTGGAAGCGTTAATGCAGAAACGGGTGGATTATGGGCTGGTTCATCTATTCCTGATAGTATCTTAGGAAACCCCAATAATCCTCAAGTTGGCGCAGAATCAGGCTTTGGGGCTTGCTGTGGAAATTTTATCGGAGATTTTCCCGCCCAAATTAATGCTGTTGGCGGCAGCTTGCAATGGCGAATAACAGAGAATCTGATCTTTGGGGCTTGGGGAGGGTACATTTTTACTAATTTCTTAAAGTCACTTCCTAACGATCCCGTGCTTGGGGATTCTGCTGGGCAGAAGCCTTTTGCGAACGCTGCTACCTTTGCGGTTTCTTTGGGACTTTCCGATCCGTTTGGTCGAGAGGGAGATTTACTTAGCTTTATTTTTGGTATGCCCCCCAAATTAGTTGATGCGGGACCTGAGACGCAGGGTACGCCCGTACCCTTTTTTGAACAGGTCGTTAGAGATGAAGATCCAACCACAGTAACCGATAATAACCCCAACTTAAATACGGTTGGCGAAAGAAATTTGAATGCATTGCCAAAAAAAGTTGGACAGGAAGATGAAGCGACTTCGCTTCACTTTGAGGTTTTCTATCGCTTTAAAATCAATGACAATATCTGGATTACACCAGGCGTTTTTATGGTCACTAATCCAGGACACATTGACAGCAACGATACCATTTTTGTTGGAACTATCCGCACGACTTTTCGTTTCTGAGCAGTTCAGTTCTCATACCAAGTTCCACTCAAAGATATTATATTAAATCCGGTTGAACGATCGTAATACCCAGTAGTGCGACCATCTTGGTCGCGAGCAGGAATGATTGGCGAGCGGGAATGATTGGCGAGCGGGAATGATTGGCGAGCGGGAATGATTGGCGAGCGGGAATGATTGGCGAGCAGGAATGATTGGCGAGCGGGAATGATTGGCGAGCGGGAATGATTGGCGAGCGGGAATGATTGGCGAGCGGGACGCTCGCACTACATACTAATTAAACGGATTTGATATTACCTGTTATTCTGAGCGATCGCGAAGCATCTCCGAGATCGTTAGCTATCGCGAACGATGACATTTTCAAACGCAACTTAGTACGGAACTTTCAGCATACAAATGTATTAAAACAGGACTTAAAGCCTTGCTTCGCAGGACTTTAAACCTATGTACTGATTAACTCCTGTGTCCATGTAAACTCTTGTTTAATTTTAGCGATCGCGGTATAGTCAAAGAATAGGTGCGATTGCCTTAAAACACGCTTTAGATACGCCTAACTAGAGATTGTACCCAGTAACAGGGTCTTTCAAAATTGATGGAAGCTTCTCTGAATAGGGCTTTCGTTGATTTTTCAATCTGAAAGTTCCGTTAGTATCACAAGCCATCGGTGGCAGGAAGCGAGCGATTATCGTTTCCCTGTATTTGCTGTAACCGTTCTAAGGCGTTAATAGCGGGTTGAAATCGCGGATCGAGATCGCGGGCTTTCATATAAGAATCTCGCGCCTCTTGAAAGCGACCCCATCGTTCCAAAGCCAATCCTCGGTTCATCCAGACAAAGGGATCTGACGGTTGCAGCCCTACGGCTTTGTTAAAGGAAGCTAGAGCTTCAGCGCGTCGGTTGAGCGAGGAGAGAGCAATTCCTCGACCGCTCCAAGATTGGTGGTCGCTCGGCTCGATTTGTAAAGCGCGATCGAAAGACGCGATCGCATCTTTGTGACGATTGGCTTGAGAGAGGGCTAAGCCGCGATCGCGCCAAGCATGATAAAAATTGGGACTGATGGCGATCGCCCTGTCATAGGATTCGATCGCTCCAGCAAAGTCTTTTTTGCCATCGCGCAACAAGGAACCGCGATTGTGCCAAGTCAGATAAGATTCCGGTCTGATTTCAAGAGCTTTGTCAAAGGCTGTCAAGACTTCATCGTAGCGTCCCAAAGGAAAGAGAGCATTGCCTTTACTCAACCAAGCGAGATAGGAGTCCGGTTTGATTTTCAATGCTTTTTCATAGGAGGCGAGGGCATCTTCGGGACGCTGCAATTTAATTAACACGTTGCCGCGATCGACCCAAACCGTTACATTATTAGGTTTACGTTCTAGGTCTTTGTCGTAAGCAGCTAGCGCTTCTTGATAAACATCCAGCGCCTCTTTACGGCGACCTAAGTACTGTAGGGCTAAGGCTTTATTTTGCCAAAATTTAGGATCGAGCGGTTTAATTTCCTGCGCCTTATTCAAGACACCCAAAGCTTCTTCGTATCTGCGCAAGCCAATGAGAGCAATCCCTTTATCGCTGAGAGCTTCAGCGTAATTCGGTCTAATTCTGAGTGCTTCTTCCTGAACTGCTAACGCTTCTTGAGGACGCTCCAGTTTATACAAAGCTCTGCCTTTTCGATTTAAAGCTTCGGGATCGCGAGGCTTGAGACTCAGCGATTTATTATAGGCAGACAAAGCAGCCTCGTAACGTTCCAATCGATAGAGGACATCTCCTCGACCTTTCCAAGCACGAGCATCGCGAGGCTGTAATTCAATCGCTTTATCGTAGGCAGCCAGCGCCTCTTGATAGCGCTCTAGGGCAAACAAAGCTTCTCCTCGACCTTGCCAACCTTGTAAATTGTTGGGGCTGATGTCTAAAACTTGCTGAAAGATAGGGAGCGCCGCTTCGGGTTTTTCCTGCTGCATCAAACGATCGCCTTGATGCGCTATCAGCATCGGTCGCACAGTCGGACGAATAGTCTCTATGACTCCCAGAAGAAAACCTATCCCTGCCACAATTACCAAAAGATACCAAGGAGTTAAAAAGCGTCGCCTGCCGCGAGCGAACCTATCTGCTAAATCGGCGGCAGTTTCTCGTCTCGCTCTCGATGTAGAGGTTGGCGAAGATATGCGTTCGGACGTGGTAAGGAACCTGCTGGATTCCCCCAGCGCATTCAACACTTTGTTAGCAGAGGAGTAGCGCTTATTGACATCCAACTTCACCATCTTGTCTATGATTTTTGCTAGCTTCTGGCTTATCTGTACGTTTTCGTGCCAGATCGCCTCGCCCGTTTTTGGATCGGTCTGAAGTTGCTCTGGAGATGTTCCGGTAAGCGCTTGGATAGCAGTCATTCCTAAAGCATAGATATCGCTGCTATAGGTTGGTCTACCCGCCATTTGCTCTGGAGGCATATAGCCCTTCGTTCCTACTATCC
It includes:
- a CDS encoding iron uptake porin, with the protein product MRGKLFLLGSLLWLLLPSVVRAEPFQEINLEAIASNFEKNKLSAPRLRSTNWSQFSDINLNSFDAQLSAENLENRALPRVAQLKTDNPIVPATTEIEAESLAQFNDESLAIDIFSDDIVEQVTNVSQLRDVQPTEWAYEALRSLVERYGCIAGYPDGTFRGNRAMSRYEFAAGLNACINTMERLIQENVSILREDLEVLKRLGKEFETELAALGGRMDNLEGRVAFLEDHQFSTTVTMNGEVIFGLATVFGGDPPGGCLVLPDDTGFFFGAVDATGDVNTNDEVDCTDRNEPDRNTVLAYLARIGLQASFTGKDRLRMFLTTGNFDDGGFTQPESLNTYMARLGYQAGLNNNVFLDILEYRFPIFDDRVVISAIPYGFNLSSVLSANSPYFDIGRGAISRFGQLNPILRIGGPMETGVGIDWLIAEPVRLQVAYGSRNSSDPEGGFVGADHSALGVQVLVQPFETVAAGITYVNAYSGDGTLGTFTGSVNAETGGLWAGSSIPDSILGNPNNPQVGAESGFGACCGNFIGDFPAQINAVGGSLQWRITENLIFGAWGGYIFTNFLKSLPNDPVLGDSAGQKPFANAATFAVSLGLSDPFGREGDLLSFIFGMPPKLVDAGPETQGTPVPFFEQVVRDEDPTTVTDNNPNLNTVGERNLNALPKKVGQEDEATSLHFEVFYRFKINDNIWITPGVFMVTNPGHIDSNDTIFVGTIRTTFRF
- a CDS encoding serine/threonine-protein kinase, producing MPELGEIIGGRYQILQELGSGGFSKTYLAKDTELPNQPLCVVKQLQLRFNSASLWQNAKERFSIEAQVLQRLGNHDRIPQVLAYLEEDGEFYLIQEFIDGEEFRIEVGRQTLEEVQVTYFLKEVLEILAFVHQQGVIHRDIKPSNLIRRRRDNKIVLIDFGAVKEIGTLSFDAQTQAMMTKAIGTPGYMSPEQQNGKPVYSSDIYALGKTAIYALTARSPLELEDMQSGALKDWERLTRVSPQLAAILNKMIRPNLKERYHSVAEVLQDLQPLLKIGQTVGGRYKISRYLGGEIGSHTYLAENLVRHYQSPCILKQLQSQTSDPSILEDVERLFADDLAVLEDLGNHPQISHLWDCFEEGQDCYIVREFIDGEALSQEIQRNQHLSEETVIAVLHDVLEVLAFVHQQGVIHRNIKPSNLVRRRQDNKIVLTDFGLIKEIAKRLSARSDSDSSDRIVGTKGYMPPEQMAGRPTYSSDIYALGMTAIQALTGTSPEQLQTDPKTGEAIWHENVQISQKLAKIIDKMVKLDVNKRYSSANKVLNALGESSRFLTTSERISSPTSTSRARRETAADLADRFARGRRRFLTPWYLLVIVAGIGFLLGVIETIRPTVRPMLIAHQGDRLMQQEKPEAALPIFQQVLDISPNNLQGWQGRGEALFALERYQEALAAYDKAIELQPRDARAWKGRGDVLYRLERYEAALSAYNKSLSLKPRDPEALNRKGRALYKLERPQEALAVQEEALRIRPNYAEALSDKGIALIGLRRYEEALGVLNKAQEIKPLDPKFWQNKALALQYLGRRKEALDVYQEALAAYDKDLERKPNNVTVWVDRGNVLIKLQRPEDALASYEKALKIKPDSYLAWLSKGNALFPLGRYDEVLTAFDKALEIRPESYLTWHNRGSLLRDGKKDFAGAIESYDRAIAISPNFYHAWRDRGLALSQANRHKDAIASFDRALQIEPSDHQSWSGRGIALSSLNRRAEALASFNKAVGLQPSDPFVWMNRGLALERWGRFQEARDSYMKARDLDPRFQPAINALERLQQIQGNDNRSLPATDGL